The Ancylobacter sp. WKF20 genome contains a region encoding:
- a CDS encoding metalloregulator ArsR/SmtB family transcription factor, which yields MSDDAASGPDDELLALRLRALAHPARLAILRALAEVERCQCGHIVRGLTLAQSTVSQHLKVLKEAGLVTGTIEGPRSCYCIDREAVASLAREIGPLLATLAGEGACARRSPDAREHALV from the coding sequence ATGAGCGATGATGCCGCTTCCGGTCCCGATGATGAGCTGCTGGCCTTGCGCCTGCGTGCCCTCGCGCATCCGGCGCGGTTGGCGATCCTGCGGGCGCTGGCGGAGGTGGAGCGCTGCCAGTGCGGGCACATTGTGCGCGGGCTGACGCTGGCGCAGTCCACTGTCTCGCAGCATCTCAAGGTGCTGAAGGAGGCGGGGCTGGTCACCGGCACCATTGAGGGGCCGCGCTCCTGCTATTGCATCGACCGGGAGGCCGTCGCCAGTCTGGCGCGGGAGATCGGCCCGCTGCTTGCCACGCTGGCGGGGGAGGGTGCCTGCGCCCGCCGCAGCCCTGATGCGCGGGAGCACGCTCTGGTCTGA
- a CDS encoding ABC transporter ATP-binding protein/permease, giving the protein MSAPQGVPAPDALSPQAAAATPGKASEINPRGSLLVALKGLGPYLWPADRADLRARVVWGLLLLVLAKIATMSTPFIFKWATDAVAEGEGARITSDAVSYLIAAPVMLTLAYGFSRIVMAGLTQWRDGLFAKVAIHAVRRLALETFEHMHALSLRFHLERKTGGLTRVLERSREGIETIVRMLVLHLAPTILEFAMVIGVLLWQFDWRYALASVAMIGAYTLFTFIMTEYRMGIRAAMNESDTDANSKAVDSLLNYETVKYFGAETWEAQRYDRSMARYERATVHTHTSLAWLNAGQATIFTLGLTAVMALCVFDIRAGRQSVGSFVMINAMMIQLYQPLNFLGMIYREIKQSLIDIEAMFTILARPPEIKDTPGAPALALNGGTVRFEDVRFSYDPDREILKGVSFEVPAGRTVAIVGPSGAGKSTISRLLYRFYDINDGRITIDGQDIRRVNQQSLRAAIGMVPQDTVLFNDTLAYNIRYGRAGASDAEVARAAELAQIDGFVRRTPKGYATEVGERGLKLSGGEKQRVAIARTILKNPPILILDEATSALDSHTEREIQDALEGVSRGRTTLVIAHRLSTVVGADEIIVLEHGRIAERGTHAELMDKGGLYHSMWERQREAERARETLKAAGEVDEVVPDAPAPARPTPSPAAA; this is encoded by the coding sequence ATGTCCGCACCCCAAGGTGTGCCCGCACCTGACGCCCTCTCCCCCCAAGCCGCCGCGGCGACGCCGGGAAAAGCCAGCGAGATCAACCCGCGCGGCAGCCTCCTGGTCGCCCTGAAGGGGCTCGGCCCCTATCTGTGGCCGGCCGACCGGGCGGATCTGCGCGCGCGCGTGGTCTGGGGCCTGCTGCTGCTGGTGCTGGCGAAGATCGCCACCATGTCCACGCCCTTCATCTTCAAATGGGCGACCGACGCGGTGGCGGAGGGCGAGGGCGCCCGCATCACCAGCGATGCGGTGAGCTACCTCATCGCCGCGCCGGTGATGCTGACGCTGGCCTATGGCTTCTCGCGCATCGTCATGGCGGGCCTCACCCAGTGGCGGGACGGGCTGTTCGCCAAGGTGGCGATCCACGCGGTGCGGCGCCTCGCGCTGGAAACCTTCGAGCACATGCACGCCCTGTCGCTGCGCTTCCATCTGGAGCGCAAGACCGGCGGGCTGACGCGGGTGCTGGAGCGCTCGCGCGAGGGCATCGAGACCATCGTGCGCATGCTGGTGCTGCACCTCGCGCCGACGATTCTCGAATTCGCCATGGTGATCGGCGTGCTGCTCTGGCAGTTCGACTGGCGCTACGCGCTCGCCAGCGTGGCGATGATCGGCGCCTACACGCTCTTCACCTTCATCATGACCGAGTACCGCATGGGTATCCGCGCGGCGATGAACGAGAGTGACACCGACGCCAACTCCAAGGCGGTAGACAGCCTGCTGAACTACGAGACGGTGAAGTATTTCGGCGCGGAGACCTGGGAGGCGCAGCGCTATGACCGCTCCATGGCCCGCTATGAGCGCGCCACCGTCCACACCCACACGTCGCTCGCCTGGCTGAATGCCGGGCAGGCGACCATCTTCACCCTCGGCCTCACTGCGGTGATGGCGCTCTGCGTGTTCGACATCCGCGCCGGGCGGCAGTCGGTCGGCTCCTTCGTCATGATCAACGCCATGATGATCCAGCTCTACCAGCCGCTGAACTTCCTCGGGATGATCTACCGCGAGATCAAGCAGTCGCTGATCGACATCGAGGCGATGTTTACCATCCTCGCACGCCCGCCGGAGATCAAGGACACCCCCGGCGCCCCGGCGCTGGCGCTCAACGGCGGCACGGTGCGCTTCGAGGATGTGCGCTTCTCCTACGATCCCGACCGCGAGATCCTCAAGGGCGTGTCCTTCGAGGTGCCGGCCGGGCGCACCGTGGCGATCGTCGGGCCCTCGGGCGCGGGCAAGTCGACCATCTCGCGGCTGCTTTACCGCTTCTACGACATCAATGACGGGCGCATCACCATTGACGGGCAGGACATCCGCCGGGTGAACCAGCAGAGCCTGCGCGCCGCCATCGGCATGGTCCCGCAGGACACCGTGCTGTTCAACGACACGCTGGCCTACAACATCCGCTATGGCCGGGCCGGGGCGAGCGACGCCGAGGTGGCGCGCGCCGCCGAACTCGCGCAGATCGACGGCTTCGTGCGCCGCACCCCCAAGGGCTACGCCACCGAGGTCGGCGAGCGCGGATTGAAGCTCTCGGGCGGTGAGAAGCAGCGCGTGGCGATTGCCCGCACCATCCTGAAGAACCCGCCCATCCTCATCCTCGATGAAGCCACCTCGGCGCTGGACAGCCACACCGAGCGCGAGATTCAGGACGCTCTGGAAGGCGTCTCGCGCGGGCGCACCACGCTGGTCATCGCCCACCGGCTCTCCACCGTGGTCGGCGCCGACGAGATCATCGTGCTCGAGCATGGCCGCATCGCCGAGCGCGGCACCCATGCCGAGCTGATGGACAAGGGCGGCCTCTACCACTCCATGTGGGAGCGCCAGCGCGAGGCCGAGCGCGCCCGCGAGACGCTGAAGGCCGCCGGCGAGGTGGACGAGGTGGTGCCGGACGCGCCCGCGCCCGCCCGCCCGACGCCGAGCCCGGCCGCCGCGTGA
- a CDS encoding phosphatidylserine decarboxylase — translation MTIFDSIRSGLAPIHREGYPFILIGAAASALLLWLVPPLGWICVLITAWICYFFRDPERVTPVREGLVVSPADGRVCLVGPAVPPAELGLGELPLPRVCIFMNVFDVHVNRAPLAGRITRIAYRPGKFLNAELDKASDDNERSGMVLETTLGAVGVVQIAGLIARRIVSFVREGESLAPGERFGLIRFGSRVDVYLPVGTRILVAEGQRALAGETVLADAHASGPETTYRVD, via the coding sequence ATGACCATCTTCGACTCGATCCGCAGCGGTCTCGCCCCGATCCACCGCGAGGGCTACCCCTTCATCCTCATCGGCGCGGCGGCCTCCGCCTTGCTGCTGTGGCTGGTGCCGCCGCTCGGCTGGATCTGCGTGCTGATCACGGCGTGGATCTGCTACTTCTTCCGCGATCCCGAGCGCGTGACGCCGGTGCGCGAGGGGCTGGTGGTCTCCCCCGCCGATGGGCGCGTCTGCCTCGTCGGCCCGGCCGTGCCGCCGGCCGAGCTCGGCCTTGGCGAGTTGCCGCTGCCGCGCGTGTGCATCTTCATGAATGTGTTCGACGTGCATGTGAACCGCGCCCCGCTGGCCGGCCGCATCACCCGGATCGCCTATCGGCCGGGCAAGTTCCTCAATGCCGAGCTCGACAAGGCGAGCGACGACAATGAGCGCAGCGGCATGGTGCTGGAGACCACGCTCGGCGCCGTCGGCGTTGTGCAGATCGCCGGCCTGATCGCCCGCCGCATCGTCAGCTTCGTGCGCGAGGGCGAGAGCCTCGCGCCGGGCGAGCGCTTCGGCCTCATCCGCTTCGGCTCGCGCGTCGACGTCTACCTGCCGGTGGGCACCCGCATCCTCGTCGCCGAGGGCCAGCGCGCGCTGGCCGGCGAGACGGTGCTGGCCGATGCCCATGCCAGCGGGCCCGAAACCACCTACCGCGTCGACTGA
- a CDS encoding phosphatidylcholine/phosphatidylserine synthase, which yields MSDLFPPFEPEAPEPPRRRFQAIPLRLLVPNVVTLLALCAGLTGIRMAFEGRMELALGAIVIAAVLDAMDGRLARMLQGTSRFGAELDSLSDFLCFGVAPALIIYMWGLDVLGSLGWIASLAFAICAGLRLARFNVMLEDPNKPPFAADYFTGIPAPAGALIMLLPIYLEMIGLPRLVVTPAVAALFTLGIGLLMVSKLPAFSGKRLGARIPRDKVMPLFVAVVLSVAVLVTWPWATLSVVCLAYLAALPFSAMRYAGQMRAYEARLASGGRPEEPHGVEVPDEHRPPSHLN from the coding sequence ATGTCGGATCTCTTTCCGCCCTTCGAGCCGGAGGCGCCCGAGCCGCCGCGCCGCCGCTTCCAGGCCATTCCGCTGCGGCTGCTGGTGCCGAATGTGGTGACGCTGCTGGCGCTCTGCGCCGGCCTCACCGGCATCCGCATGGCGTTCGAGGGGCGCATGGAGCTGGCGCTCGGCGCCATCGTCATCGCCGCCGTGCTCGACGCCATGGATGGCCGCCTCGCGCGCATGCTGCAGGGCACCTCGCGCTTCGGCGCGGAGCTGGACAGCCTGTCGGACTTCCTGTGCTTCGGCGTCGCGCCGGCGCTCATCATCTATATGTGGGGGCTGGACGTTCTCGGCTCGCTGGGCTGGATCGCCTCGCTGGCCTTCGCCATCTGCGCCGGGCTGCGCCTCGCGCGCTTCAACGTGATGCTGGAAGACCCGAACAAGCCGCCCTTCGCCGCGGATTATTTCACCGGCATCCCCGCGCCCGCCGGCGCGCTCATCATGCTGCTGCCGATCTATCTGGAGATGATCGGCCTGCCCCGCCTCGTGGTGACGCCCGCCGTGGCGGCGCTGTTCACCCTCGGCATCGGCCTGCTGATGGTGTCCAAGCTGCCGGCCTTCTCCGGCAAACGGCTCGGTGCGCGCATCCCGCGCGACAAAGTGATGCCGCTATTCGTCGCCGTGGTGCTCTCGGTGGCGGTGCTGGTCACCTGGCCCTGGGCGACTCTCTCCGTGGTATGCCTCGCCTATCTCGCGGCGCTGCCCTTCTCCGCCATGCGTTATGCCGGCCAGATGCGGGCCTATGAGGCGCGCCTCGCCAGCGGGGGCCGGCCCGAGGAGCCGCATGGCGTGGAGGTGCCGGACGAGCACCGCCCGCCCTCGCACCTCAACTGA
- a CDS encoding transferase, translating to MLQATKAMTPAVSSLIARDAEPARTAFARRDPASITQLMSQHLDLACPATDSEALRLLRQAFPGAPLTARVEVMARRAR from the coding sequence ATGCTGCAGGCGACCAAGGCCATGACACCAGCGGTTTCTTCACTCATCGCGCGTGACGCCGAGCCGGCGCGGACCGCCTTTGCGCGCCGTGATCCGGCCAGCATCACCCAGCTCATGTCGCAGCATCTCGATCTCGCCTGCCCGGCCACTGATTCCGAGGCGCTGCGCCTTTTGCGTCAGGCCTTCCCCGGCGCGCCGCTTACCGCGCGGGTCGAGGTCATGGCCCGCCGCGCCCGCTGA
- a CDS encoding protease inhibitor Inh/omp19 family protein yields the protein MSVKTTLAVTVAALLLGGCSTTLDGFGSQQAAVEPSQITPAPSGSVESSAVPPPATTTYGAGAATAAAAVTPRAPETPVALSPPQATAPGGVAYAEPGAARTQLAGAWKFGWDNGQKTCKVTLSTDRGMTGFAANADVDCPNDIFMTKAWDVWGDDIVLQNHLGKVTARLKPMGNGQFDGTTTADGTHITLIRG from the coding sequence ATGAGCGTCAAGACCACCCTTGCCGTCACCGTCGCCGCCCTCCTTCTCGGAGGCTGCAGCACGACGCTTGACGGATTTGGGAGCCAGCAGGCGGCGGTCGAGCCCAGCCAGATCACCCCGGCGCCCTCGGGCTCGGTGGAAAGCTCCGCCGTGCCGCCCCCCGCGACCACCACCTATGGCGCGGGCGCCGCCACCGCCGCCGCCGCGGTGACGCCGCGCGCGCCGGAAACCCCGGTCGCCCTCTCCCCGCCCCAGGCCACCGCGCCAGGCGGCGTCGCCTATGCCGAGCCGGGCGCCGCCCGCACGCAGCTCGCCGGCGCGTGGAAGTTCGGCTGGGACAACGGGCAGAAGACCTGCAAGGTCACGCTCTCCACCGATCGCGGCATGACCGGCTTTGCCGCCAATGCCGACGTGGATTGCCCCAACGACATCTTCATGACCAAGGCGTGGGATGTGTGGGGCGACGACATCGTGCTGCAGAACCACCTCGGCAAGGTGACGGCGCGGCTGAAGCCCATGGGCAATGGCCAGTTCGACGGCACCACCACCGCCGACGGCACGCACATCACGCTGATCCGCGGCTAA
- a CDS encoding SDR family NAD(P)-dependent oxidoreductase, whose product MYQMLDPATLTVLITGATSGIGAATARRFVLAGAKVIGTGRRADRLIALRDELGPHFHPLEVDVRDNAALTEALSGLPESFRAVNVVFANAGLALGLEPAQAASLKDWEDMVDTNIKGLLYTVRATLPAMVERKEGHVVFTGSIAGDYPYAGGNAYGGTKAFVKQFALNLMADLAGTQVRVTNIEPGMVETEFSLVRFHGDAQKSESVYAGTQSLTSEDIAEQVFFCCTLPRHVVVNSLQVFPTCQAFAGFKVVRD is encoded by the coding sequence ATGTATCAGATGCTGGATCCCGCCACGCTGACGGTTCTCATCACCGGAGCCACCTCCGGCATCGGCGCGGCGACCGCGCGGCGCTTCGTGCTGGCGGGCGCCAAGGTCATCGGCACCGGCCGGCGCGCCGACCGGCTGATCGCGCTGCGCGACGAGCTCGGCCCGCATTTCCACCCGCTCGAGGTCGATGTGCGCGACAACGCCGCGCTGACCGAGGCGCTCAGCGGCCTGCCGGAGAGCTTCCGCGCGGTCAATGTCGTCTTCGCCAATGCCGGCCTCGCCCTCGGCCTCGAACCCGCCCAGGCCGCCAGCCTGAAGGACTGGGAGGACATGGTCGACACCAACATCAAGGGCCTGCTCTACACGGTGCGCGCGACGCTGCCGGCCATGGTCGAGCGCAAGGAAGGCCATGTGGTGTTCACCGGCTCCATCGCCGGCGACTACCCCTATGCCGGCGGCAATGCCTATGGCGGCACCAAGGCCTTCGTGAAGCAGTTCGCGCTGAACCTGATGGCGGATCTGGCCGGCACGCAGGTGCGCGTCACCAATATCGAGCCGGGCATGGTCGAGACCGAGTTCTCGCTGGTGCGCTTCCATGGCGACGCGCAGAAGTCCGAGAGCGTCTATGCCGGCACCCAGTCGCTGACCTCCGAGGACATCGCCGAGCAGGTGTTCTTCTGCTGCACCCTGCCGCGCCATGTGGTGGTGAACAGCCTTCAGGTTTTTCCGACCTGCCAGGCCTTCGCCGGCTTCAAGGTGGTTCGGGACTGA
- the chrA gene encoding chromate efflux transporter: MSDTTRERTTDTAETTGSPGEVFGAFLKLGLTSFGGPVAHLGFFREELVAKRGWLSEPAYANLVALCQFLPGPASSQVGMAIGLMRAGLAGMAAAWVAFTLPSALLMLGFAYGVVAADKAGIGGGWLAGLKVAAAAIVADAVLGMARNLCPDRERRTLALLAAAAATLLPGALGQVGVILAGGLIGVALLSVEPTHVPAPGRHLPGRTVSIAALVTFAVLLVALPLLAATHPGLALFDTFYRAGSLVFGGGHVVLPLIEAEVVHPGGVTREAFLAGYGAVQAMPGPLFSFAAYVGAIMPGAPNGLAGGLIALIGAFLPSALLVYGALRFWTALAAQRRVRNAVAGINAAVVGLLGAAFWDPVVSSSLTSPRAVALALLAYLALALWKVPAWAVVAGAALAGALLL, translated from the coding sequence ATGAGCGACACGACCCGCGAGCGCACCACCGACACCGCCGAGACCACCGGTAGCCCCGGCGAGGTGTTCGGCGCCTTCCTCAAGCTCGGCCTCACCTCCTTTGGCGGTCCGGTGGCGCATCTCGGCTTCTTCCGCGAGGAACTCGTCGCCAAGCGTGGCTGGCTGAGCGAGCCCGCCTACGCCAATCTCGTCGCGCTCTGCCAGTTCCTGCCCGGCCCGGCCTCCAGCCAGGTCGGCATGGCCATCGGGCTGATGCGGGCGGGGCTCGCCGGCATGGCCGCCGCCTGGGTCGCCTTCACCCTGCCCTCCGCCCTGCTCATGCTCGGCTTCGCCTATGGCGTCGTCGCCGCCGACAAGGCGGGAATCGGCGGGGGCTGGCTGGCGGGGCTGAAGGTTGCCGCCGCCGCCATCGTCGCGGACGCCGTGCTCGGCATGGCGCGCAATCTCTGCCCGGACCGCGAACGCCGCACCCTCGCTCTGCTGGCCGCCGCCGCCGCGACGCTGCTGCCCGGCGCGTTGGGTCAGGTCGGCGTCATCCTCGCCGGCGGGCTGATCGGCGTGGCGCTGCTCTCGGTCGAGCCGACCCATGTGCCCGCCCCCGGCCGGCATCTGCCAGGGCGCACGGTCTCCATCGCCGCGCTCGTCACCTTCGCCGTGCTGCTGGTCGCGCTGCCGCTGCTGGCGGCCACGCATCCCGGCCTCGCCTTGTTCGACACCTTCTACCGCGCGGGATCGCTGGTGTTCGGCGGCGGCCATGTGGTGCTGCCGCTCATCGAGGCGGAGGTGGTGCATCCCGGCGGGGTGACGCGCGAGGCATTCCTCGCCGGCTATGGCGCGGTGCAGGCGATGCCCGGCCCGCTCTTCTCCTTCGCCGCCTATGTCGGCGCGATCATGCCCGGCGCGCCGAACGGGCTTGCCGGCGGGCTCATCGCGCTGATCGGCGCCTTCCTGCCCTCGGCGCTGCTGGTCTATGGCGCGCTGCGCTTCTGGACCGCGCTGGCGGCGCAGCGGCGGGTGCGCAACGCGGTCGCCGGCATCAATGCCGCCGTGGTCGGCCTGCTCGGCGCCGCCTTCTGGGATCCGGTGGTGTCGTCCAGCCTCACCTCGCCGCGCGCGGTCGCGCTGGCGCTGCTGGCCTATCTTGCTCTGGCGCTGTGGAAGGTGCCGGCCTGGGCCGTGGTGGCGGGCGCCGCGCTGGCCGGCGCCCTGCTGCTGTGA
- a CDS encoding LysR substrate-binding domain-containing protein translates to MRHLDTESLGMLIAIVDTGGFTAAAERVGRTQSAVSARIAQLEENLGVRLLERSRRGISLTETGERLVAHARRLLAFESEALADLKGGTPEGSVRIGMPDDYVDAYFTPTIARFAAAYPRVEISIRCDLSKNLEPEVDRGQIDVALLTRDLTRPTGELLKKEKLLWLAARGHRPERNDPLPLALFPTGCRVRPHIAAALDKAGLNWRVACTSSSQGGVHSAVETGLCITALPECAAPPEWRRLGAADGLPPLPDMEIGLFLAPAASPAARRLADTLRTAMAMPSAVMPSAVVPGSVAAA, encoded by the coding sequence ATGCGCCATCTCGATACCGAATCGCTGGGAATGCTGATCGCCATCGTCGATACGGGCGGCTTCACCGCCGCGGCCGAGCGGGTGGGCCGCACCCAATCGGCGGTCTCCGCGCGCATCGCCCAGCTCGAGGAAAATCTCGGCGTGCGGCTGCTGGAACGCTCCCGGCGCGGCATCTCGCTGACCGAGACCGGCGAGCGGCTGGTGGCGCATGCGCGGCGCCTGCTTGCCTTCGAGAGCGAGGCGCTGGCCGATCTCAAGGGCGGCACGCCCGAGGGCAGCGTGCGCATCGGCATGCCCGATGACTATGTCGACGCCTATTTCACCCCGACCATCGCCCGCTTCGCCGCCGCCTATCCGCGCGTGGAAATCTCCATTCGCTGCGACCTCTCGAAGAATCTGGAGCCGGAGGTCGATCGCGGGCAGATCGACGTGGCGCTGCTGACGCGCGACCTCACCCGCCCGACCGGCGAACTGCTCAAGAAGGAAAAGCTGCTCTGGCTCGCCGCGCGCGGCCACCGGCCCGAACGCAACGACCCGCTGCCGCTGGCGCTGTTTCCCACTGGCTGCCGCGTGCGCCCGCACATCGCCGCCGCGCTCGATAAGGCCGGGCTGAACTGGCGGGTGGCCTGCACCTCCTCCTCGCAGGGCGGCGTGCATTCGGCGGTGGAGACCGGGCTGTGCATCACCGCTTTGCCCGAATGCGCCGCGCCGCCGGAATGGCGCCGCCTCGGCGCCGCCGATGGCCTGCCGCCGCTGCCGGACATGGAGATCGGCCTCTTCCTCGCCCCGGCCGCCTCCCCCGCCGCCCGGCGCCTCGCCGACACGCTGCGCACGGCGATGGCCATGCCGAGCGCCGTGATGCCCAGCGCGGTGGTCCCCGGCAGCGTCGCGGCGGCCTGA
- a CDS encoding DMT family transporter, producing MSPPPAALAPAAAEGAILLSPASTADLHEAALRRQAFFAVVLAAICIGFSAIFVRLADVGPAAVGFWRLVFALGPTIIWAVAEQRALERRAPRAPGTPRVLFTRRQLFISMMAGLFFGADLVAFHLGLAHTTTANALLIANLAVVIVMVIGWLALGERPSRGLLLALVLSLGGTVLIISRSAAAVPGDGVSVYGDVLCMAAAACYAGYMLMTRLVRRSGQSHGPALGGGMVSLIAASTAAIFCLVWAVAAGETLVPSSLQGLLAVVGLGLVAHATGQGLTTFALGRLQAGLISVVLLLQIVVGTSMAALLFGEIPSLMVAIGGAMVVAGIVVARPGKPQPR from the coding sequence ATGTCTCCGCCTCCCGCCGCCCTTGCCCCGGCCGCCGCCGAGGGTGCCATCCTGCTCTCCCCCGCGTCGACCGCCGACCTGCATGAGGCGGCGCTGCGCCGACAGGCGTTCTTCGCCGTGGTGCTGGCGGCCATCTGCATCGGCTTCTCCGCCATCTTCGTGCGCCTCGCCGATGTCGGCCCGGCGGCGGTGGGCTTCTGGCGGCTGGTTTTCGCGCTTGGCCCGACCATCATCTGGGCGGTGGCCGAGCAGCGGGCGCTGGAGCGCCGCGCGCCGCGTGCGCCGGGTACTCCCCGCGTGCTGTTCACCCGCCGGCAGCTGTTCATTTCCATGATGGCCGGGCTGTTCTTCGGCGCCGATCTCGTCGCCTTCCATCTCGGCCTTGCCCACACCACAACCGCCAACGCGCTGCTGATCGCCAATCTGGCGGTGGTCATCGTGATGGTGATCGGCTGGCTGGCGCTGGGCGAGCGGCCCTCGCGCGGCCTCCTGCTGGCGCTGGTGCTGTCGCTCGGCGGCACCGTGCTCATCATCTCGCGCAGCGCCGCCGCCGTGCCGGGCGATGGCGTCAGCGTCTATGGCGACGTGCTCTGCATGGCCGCCGCCGCCTGCTACGCCGGCTATATGCTGATGACCCGCCTCGTGCGCCGCAGCGGCCAGAGCCATGGCCCGGCGCTGGGCGGCGGCATGGTCTCGCTGATCGCCGCCAGCACTGCCGCCATCTTCTGCCTTGTCTGGGCCGTCGCGGCGGGCGAGACGCTGGTGCCCTCGAGCCTTCAGGGCCTGCTCGCGGTGGTCGGCCTCGGCCTTGTCGCCCATGCGACCGGGCAGGGGCTCACCACCTTCGCGCTCGGGCGGCTTCAGGCCGGGCTGATCTCGGTGGTGCTGCTGCTGCAGATCGTCGTCGGCACCAGCATGGCGGCCCTGCTGTTCGGTGAAATTCCCTCGCTCATGGTCGCCATTGGCGGCGCCATGGTGGTGGCCGGCATCGTCGTCGCCCGGCCGGGCAAGCCGCAGCCGCGCTGA
- a CDS encoding rhodanese-like domain-containing protein has product MQQPNPFGGVIENLSVDEVKAGLEAGTILLVDVREPNELDAERIPGAVDFPLSTFDAAALPDPAGKTLVFSCRSGQRSQKAAAAAQAAGIDLYRHMAGGILAWKEAGFPTERG; this is encoded by the coding sequence ATGCAGCAGCCCAATCCCTTCGGTGGCGTGATCGAGAACCTGTCGGTGGACGAGGTGAAGGCCGGGCTTGAGGCCGGTACGATCCTGCTGGTCGATGTGCGCGAGCCGAACGAACTCGACGCCGAGCGCATTCCCGGCGCGGTCGATTTCCCGCTCTCCACCTTCGATGCCGCGGCGCTGCCCGATCCCGCCGGCAAGACGCTGGTGTTCTCCTGCCGCTCCGGCCAGCGCTCGCAGAAGGCCGCCGCCGCCGCGCAGGCCGCCGGAATCGACCTCTACCGCCACATGGCCGGCGGTATCCTCGCGTGGAAGGAAGCGGGTTTTCCGACCGAGCGGGGCTGA
- a CDS encoding transaminase, with protein MNLVTPVGEGSGVSPARTAALRAEAEALYLGTRPKTRAAAGAAAHLYQGVPMHWMVDWSTPVPLVVAQASGARLTDVDGNGYDDFCLGDTASLFGHGPAPVAEALTRQARAGLATMLPSPDAAIVGDLLAARFGLPYWQIATTATDANRFALRAARAATGRPRILVFDGAYHGAVDETFVELGPDGRARNAQGLLGEPRDLTALTRVIPFNDIAALEEALADRSVACVITEPVLTNCAMVLPQPGFHDALRDITRRTGTLLLIDETHTLSSGPGGYTRKFGLEPDLFVVGKAIAGGVPTSVWGMSADVAERLTRARASQPDGRSGMGTTLSGTALQLAALRATLEEVATDAAYAHMNRLADRLEAGLAEVLAKARLPWHVARCGARVEVVRAPRPLRTGGEAHAAHYADLEATIHLALLVRGVLISPFHDMMLCSPATQDVQVDRLVAATADVVRRLVG; from the coding sequence TATCTCGGCACGCGGCCGAAGACCCGCGCGGCCGCCGGCGCCGCCGCGCATCTCTATCAAGGTGTGCCGATGCACTGGATGGTGGACTGGTCCACCCCGGTGCCGCTGGTGGTGGCGCAGGCGTCCGGCGCCCGCCTCACCGATGTCGACGGCAATGGCTATGACGATTTCTGCCTCGGCGACACCGCCTCGCTGTTCGGCCATGGCCCCGCGCCGGTAGCCGAGGCGCTGACGCGGCAGGCGCGGGCGGGGCTCGCCACCATGCTGCCGAGCCCGGACGCGGCCATTGTCGGCGACCTGCTCGCCGCCCGCTTCGGCCTGCCCTACTGGCAGATCGCCACCACCGCGACGGACGCCAACCGCTTCGCCCTGCGCGCCGCCCGCGCCGCCACCGGGCGCCCGCGCATCCTGGTGTTCGACGGCGCCTATCATGGCGCGGTGGACGAGACCTTCGTCGAGCTCGGCCCGGATGGCCGCGCGCGCAACGCGCAGGGCCTGCTGGGCGAGCCGCGCGACCTCACCGCGCTGACCCGCGTCATCCCGTTCAACGACATCGCTGCGCTCGAAGAAGCGCTGGCCGACCGCTCGGTCGCCTGCGTCATCACCGAGCCGGTCCTGACCAATTGCGCGATGGTGCTGCCGCAGCCCGGCTTCCACGACGCGCTGCGCGACATCACCCGCCGAACCGGCACGCTGCTGCTGATCGACGAGACGCACACCCTCTCCAGCGGGCCGGGCGGCTACACCCGCAAGTTCGGGCTGGAGCCGGACCTGTTCGTGGTCGGCAAGGCGATCGCCGGCGGCGTCCCGACCTCGGTCTGGGGCATGAGCGCGGACGTCGCCGAACGCCTCACCCGGGCTCGTGCCAGCCAGCCGGACGGGCGCTCAGGGATGGGCACGACACTGTCGGGCACCGCGCTCCAGCTCGCCGCCCTGCGCGCGACGCTGGAGGAGGTCGCCACCGACGCGGCCTATGCGCATATGAACCGGCTGGCCGACCGGCTGGAGGCGGGCCTTGCCGAGGTTCTGGCAAAGGCGCGCCTGCCCTGGCATGTCGCCCGCTGCGGCGCCCGCGTGGAAGTCGTCCGCGCCCCGCGCCCGCTCAGAACGGGCGGCGAGGCCCATGCGGCGCATTACGCGGATCTCGAAGCCACCATCCACCTCGCCCTGCTGGTGCGCGGCGTGCTGATCTCGCCCTTCCACGACATGATGCTGTGCTCGCCGGCGACGCAGGACGTGCAGGTCGACCGCCTCGTCGCGGCGACGGCGGATGTGGTGCGCCGGCTGGTGGGGTGA